In Panulirus ornatus isolate Po-2019 chromosome 18, ASM3632096v1, whole genome shotgun sequence, the DNA window ATGATGGCAAAATCCAAGTCGAGGGGCCCGTTGGCGAGGGTGTTGACCTGTAAGTTCGTCGTCAGCTTCAGGATCTGTGAGGAGAAGAGGATCGTGACTGGCCCGTCGATGTGGAAGACGAGACGCGTTCCGTGCAGAAGACCCACCTGGGTCATGTAGTGATGCTCGCGTCGCTCGGTCGCTTTACCCTCGAACTTGATAAGTCGCATAAAGTCTGGGATGTCCAGCTGCAAGAGGAGACGAAGGATTCATAgtcttttgaaaaatgaaaaaaaaaaaagatacattattGCATCTCAAAAAGCAGCCGTCATTTTTTTCCTGCGCACTTAAATTAGTGGTATGTACGCAGGTAATGTACTGATATATAACAGACGAAAAACGTAAGATATGATCTGTGATCCTAAGAAAATAGTGAAAGATATGCCTGACTACCTTTTCGTAATACCTTTTGAAGTAGGACGAAATTCAtgagattattcttttttttcaaacgctGTCGGAAACTTACGAGAAATTTCGCGTGGTAGAGTTGGTTGTAGTGGCTCACATACGCTTCCACGTCCAGGATGGTCCTGTTGGTCTCCGAACTAATGATCTGGAAGGATCCTCCGTATTTGAAGTGTCCAGTGTGAAGGTAAAGGGCTGCCTTATACTGCTCAGGGCCAATCTTCACTGAAATGAGTTTCCATATCAAAcagcatcttctctctctctggacatggAGTGGACATGGCCGGATATGGACGGAACCACAGGAACTGAGGTGTGTCAaaaggtgggtgagggatggagggagaaggtccagagaggaATGAGGAACGTGCGGAAGCTGCTAGCGAGGATGGGACACTGTGAAGGTCTATACAGTGGTGCCGgtggtgttatatggatgcgaggcataggccaTGGATGAGAgtgtgaggatgagggagaatgtgctggaaatgaaatatctggggACAATACACAGTGTGAAAAGGGTTGATCGAGCAAATTATAAAGgggaaagagaaatgtgtgtggtagaaaaaaaaaaaaaaaaaggaatatggtaGACACAGatgaagggagggtgtggtaaaatgatttgggcatatggagagaatgagtgagaagaggttgacaaagaagatgtctatgtcagaagtggaaggaaggaggagaacgaGGGAGGCCAAAGAGATAgaagggtggagggaaaaagggtttgtgtgcacgggatagggtgaattggagagACGTCCTGTTAATGGAGTGAACTAGGTGCATCTGGAAATACCGGGGGAAACCAAGGAttaggctgtggtgtgtggttgtggatagggaactgtggtttcggtgcattacacacgacagcaagAGCATGGGTGAAAGCGAATAGAGCTTTTCCCTCGTCTGCGGATCACTTTACGTTAAATCAACATTTTGAAGTAAACAAGAGGAAACATCGTTGCACTTGCCTCTCAGATCAGTTGACACATCAGACCTCTGGTCGAGGTATTCCTCAACGGTGCTCGTGGCCACAACAGAGATCATTTCCTTGGCCTTGTGTGCCAGTTTGAAGGCAGACGAGAACTGAACAGTCTCGTTCGACTCATGTGTTCTATTGATGGAGGAGCTGAGGGCCCAGCCTCCCAGGCCACCATGGAAGTCAAAGTGACGTAGCTCCGTTGATGTCAGTGAATCCTCCGTGACTCTGAGGTCTGCCCCATCTGCATACAGACGTCAAGATTTAAATATTTGTCTGAGGAAAAGTTTTGTTAAAGATAAAACTGATATCATGAGTAGATAGACAAGCTTCAAGAGATGTATGTTACGTACATAAAGTGTAAACTGAACCTGCACGTCATTCATGGTTACCTGTCGAGAGAATGAACGTATGGTAAGCGAGAAGTTAAGGAGATACAACACGGAATTAACAGCGTTAGACTTACACTCAAGACTTAGGTCGATGTAATCCCTTAAACCATTTTTGGTCCTGCAGACGACGTCCAGGGAACCTAGGGAGCCACCGACTCGGTGAGTGAGCTTGCCGTCAATGACCTGCGACTCCGGGAGGAAATATGGACTTGAGCTACTGTAAGCATGAGCCTCGTATCCTCCCTCACTCGCCGACGCTGGGGTTTTCAAGTCCAGCTTGATCCCTCGTGAGAATTTTATACCATTCGACGCGACCCTCACGTACGTCTGGGCGCTCTTGAGGTTTGTCTCGTTCACGACGGTGAGCCACACCTCAGAGCGGAGGAAGATGACCTAACCGTGGCAGAGGCTGAGAAGGAGTCTTCTTGACTGGTGTGATTGAAAGCTATCTCAAACTCCCTCGGTACCATAGTCCCGGTGCTTTTAACGTCTAATTTCAACATTCGACTGTTTTTCTCGTTCGTCAGAGCAGCCTTCATCAAGTAACCTCTCATGGAAGGTTCAGCTTTCTCAATGTACACTTTGGCAACGGCTGGAGCGCCCAGGGGCAGCGAGTTGCTGCGGAAGACGTCAGGGATGTTGATGTCGTAACAGAACTTGAGGCCCAGCATACGCTCAAACCAACTGAAACACGACTTGCGTCTGAACCTAACATCCCTCATTGGCTCTGGGATGATCCTCGTGTCTTCCGAGCATATCACACCTTTCATGAGGTATGTCTCTGTCTCCAGCTCGAAGAGTTCCGTCTTCTGAGGGACGTCTAAATAAATCTGGATGTCAGTTTGATTCTTGATTTTGACGACGACGGATAGgtcgctgatgctggaaacatTGGTGTCCGTCTTGAGGCCCGTGGTGTAGAGGAAACTGTCGTAGCCAACGAAGCCTTTCGTCTCTACGGACAGACTGGGGATGATCTTCACCGCAGACTCGCTACTGTTCCTCCAGCTGGAGAAAAACTCAGCGAGGCTGAAGTTTCCTTGGAACTTCAGGCCAGCAACGGCCGTTCCTCTCAGCTCGAGCTTGAGTGGCGTGCCCTGTATGGTAGGGAAGGAGTAGTCAAGATCCAGCTGAGCTGTACGTATGGAGTCGATGTTCAAGATGTCTGATACACGGGAGTTGTCATCGAGGTGTGGGAAGGTTTCGTCTTTATCATGATCACTGCTGGCCATCGGATTTCCCTCAATGGATGCAAACATCAACTCTTGACCCATGTACCGAATGAACATATCAGCCTCGACAGTGTCGGAGACGTTACCATAATTATAGAGCCTCTCTAAGAAATTGGAGAGGAGCGGGAGGTCGGTGGAGTCGCTCTGTTGGAAGGCATTGTATAAGTGTTCGAGGATTTCTCTGCCTCCCTGCTTGACAAAGCTGGCTAGATCCTTTAACAGATTGCCTGCTCTACCATTCCTCAGGGGACTTTTGGGTCCAAATATATTCGCGATGATCGCATCAAGACCCTCTACTCGCGCACCAACCTCGCCTATGTTCATTCCAATCCCCTCTAAGATCGTGGTGAGGTTGTAGTCGACGGAGCGAGGAACGAAGGATCCAGGGGCGTAGATGATGTTAGTATCAACGCCTGCGCCAGCACCAAGAGACGGGACGTAGTAAGAGAGATCCAAGTTGCGAGAAAACCTCCTGAAGTCTTCCATATAATCCGATGGCAACTTGTAGGTTGAAAAGAGGCGCTTGAAGGCTGTCTTCCCGGGATCGTTCGATTCCCGCACGTGGGTCAGGTGACTGAGAATGAATCCGCGAACTGAAATTGATGCAGAACGTAATCACACTAGCGTTGTGTTGTGAGACCTACTCTGTAAGTGATGATTTCATTATACTATGGCATTATCATGCATATCCTACGATGCAACAACTCTTTCTTCTCCTGGTTTACCTTGCGTGTTGACCTCCCTTGATATTTTCGAAATGATTCTTCCCAGATCCTCCTGTTGAATACATCGAACTGTCGTAAGATAAGTTGCAATTCGGACTTCCGTATTCACTGCAGAGTCCAGGACGATGTTGACGAGTTTCGAGGTAATCTGCAAGTATAGCAAATATTGATAATCTTAACCAAAACAATACGAAAGAAGTATCAGGACAGGAAAGCATGAGAAATATAGCTGAACATCTCCAAAATggtcttcatttttctttgttccctcgACTTCTGACaatcctcttttgtcaacctctcctcactcattctctccatatgtccaaaccatttcagcataccctctttttGCTCCCTtaatcacactcttcttattaccacacatctctctcacatctttattacttactcgatcaaaccacctcacaccacatacctgatgtaatttggggggagggggaatcttCACCCCAATAGCCTaacacagctcgggctgggccaaGGCTACTGGATTCGACCATAGATCGATCAGGCTGTTGGAACCACAGTCCTCAGGCCGACATAgttcccacagcctggctggtctggtacactctgtaggtacttgtccagtgaacTCTTAAACCCCACCGTACATTCCATCCTGTTTCCGATTGGTAGCTATCTAGGTGTTGTAGAGCATTAAGCCCAaaccaatcttcacctttacccttaagATGTATATGCTCAcaaaacatcttactctccctaaaaCTCTTCAAACACCATTTAGCCAAAGACAGACTCGAATCGAGCTTGTGTCCTCCATGCTCCAGTCACCTTGAGCGAACAATTCTCTCCCACTAAAACACCAACCATTCGACACATCACATACGATGCAGGTGAcattcatcccccccccttccgttttaaactccagcccaccagacatacattcCCTAGACAAACCCGAGTCACACTCACCCATTTACGCTCTGAAGATCACTCATCACAACAACACGACAAACACCGTTTCAACGtatcccaagatccttcatgATCACGATGCATCCTCCATAAAGAGGGCACTGAACACTGGACTACTCAACTCCCCTGCTCTctctacacataaacacacacacatcacatttgTAACCTGCGGTCCCgactggtggacatggccagcttcctgggtatTGCTGGAGCCTcctaaggatgtgtgtgtgtgtgtgtgtgtgtgtgtgtgtgtgtgtgtgtgtcatacagacTATAAGTAGCACTTACAGTGTCATTACATCTTGTCTGTCTGAAGACTTGTGCTGCGGCTACACGGACATTGGTCTTCACGTCTTCTGGCTCCAGGCAACTCATGACAGAGCGGTATACCTTATCCGTCATGACACCCATGTTACCCAGCGCCTTGAGAGCTGTCAGCGTTGTCTTCCGATGGACGTGAGTGCACCCTGGGGAGGAGTGGTTCCCCAGCTTGTTGCTCAAGGCTTCAGCCAGGTTCGTAATAGTCGTGTCAAGGTGACACCTGGGGACATGGCGGCAGTATGTATTCACCAAGGTAGCGGCAGCCAGGGTGGGCAATGGCATTAAGCGACTCGACTCAAAGAGTGGCTTTAGCTCCTCCATGGCGTAGATGTTCGGACGGGGGAGCAGGAAGAGCGCTGCGGTGTAGAATGCCGAGCGAATCCTCCAGCGCGTCTGTCCTTCAGCGCCTTCACCATAACCCTAACGGCACCAGACTCTTGGACGAAGGCAACTGCATCGAGGAAGAGGCTCTCGAGTCTCCTGTACTCCGTGCAGTAATGCTTCTTGCGGATTTTCTCCAGGATCTTCTCAATGTTTTCCCCAGGTACGCGACGCATGAATCTCAGAGCTTTGGCCACCAGCGTAGCAGTGCCACGTTCGACGCCTTCTTCCGTATTCTCACATATGTCCTTCATGGTTTGATCCAGCTCATCCATCAAGGTCGGGTCCTTCTTGGGCGTATCGTAGCTGTAAAGGAGACTCCCATGGACCATTGCACTTTGCACGGTGGTAGAAATGTCCGCTGGTGGTTCCTCGCAACAGCCAGAGAGGAGACGTATTGTGGACTCCTGTGTGGCCACAACGTACTTGTAGGCTCCATAGCTGGGACGGATCACGTTCCTATCCTCACACTTGACGGACCAGTAGATCCCGTTCTTAATCTCCTGTTCACACACTGACCTCGACTCCTCCACTGGCAGAGGACCTTTGAGCCAGGGGACGTGGGTCTCAGCTGGGGTGGGGTAACGTTCCTGGCACATGCGGTGGTCCTTCGTCTTCTTCACCAAGACCCTGTCTCCCTCGCTGTTTACCGTATAGTGTGTGTAGCACTTCCCAACGACGTCCGTCTGTTGTTTCACGTGGAGAGAAAGACGAAGATTTAGCCAATGCCTCGCGCTTGACAAAGATTTAGCTACTGCCTCGGGTCATACTTGAAAAGTGATTGACAACAAACAACTCTGGCATTGACTCAATAAATACTATGACAACAAACAACTCTGGCATTGACTCAATAAATACTATGCTTTACAGCACCCCTGAGACCACTACGTCACAATCAATGCCACAGAGTCCTTACCTAACCTTGTTTCTCATTGCGAAATGGTATTAAATCAAGGCAGCAATTCAGGCTTACGTCTATGATGATGAAAAACGAAACGCCTGGTTAAGGAATGATTTGGAACTATTCAAGGCAAATGGTAAAGAAGGCTTGCATGATACCGAGATGTTTATAATACGAATAAGACTAATATCATcctgaatattttgaagatgGGATGGATTTCGAATACTCGTAAGTTCACTTCAATTAGCTCCAGTTTCTCGCGCTACAGTGCACATTGCTCAACAAATTTCACGGATGGAAAGTAGTTCTACAGGAAAGATGTAAGACATGTTTAGAATTCTAGCATTACGTGGGACATGTGTTCTTGAGAGGGAGGAGCCCTACATACTTGCTAACAAACGATGTCGAATGTGACCAATGACTTTATACAGGTGATAAAGAGATACCCATTAAAGGAAGCGAGTTAGAACTGTTGCTGTGGTAATAGTGTGGTTATTGTCTAAAGTGTTTTATACCGCATTTAAGCTCATACACTAAGACCGGTTGAACCAACAATGATCGGGGTTATATTACCAAAATGTGATATGCTTGGTGTCTGATTCTTGCTTGATcttcattcatttgtttatatGTTCGCCGAGACGGCAAAGGCAACTGaggccaggtacctattttatcgaccaacctttaggagtggatgaacagatgggttgactgtggaccgactaccgcaaccaggaatGGAACCTAGAACTCTCGACCGTGGACGGTCTGTGAAAGCTTCATGACCAAGAAAACTAACTGCTACCGCTACGGAGGTCCATCATCCTCAAGTTGAAGAGCAATGTACAATGAACCATACGAGTCTGGAGTTCGGAGTCTATCATGCAGCCTAGCCACCTTTGAAAGAAGGGCAGTCGCTAAGTTCCCACCTCAGTCAAGTTCAGTCCAGAGCCCAGTGTTGAAAGGGAAGGCAGGGAGTTCTGGAGGGCGGAGGCGACGCCCTTCTTGATGTTGATGGACCAGACGTCGTCGTTGGGATCAGTACACACATGATGCACTAGACCGTCGTTCAGCGCCAAGACCAGCGGGTACCTGCCGAGGGAGTGGGCGTGCGGCGGACCTGTGAGAACACAAGGGAATGATCATGTGCACCAGGTGGAGGACGTTCAGCTGAGGTGGATGTGGCTTATACACAACAGCGTTGAGACTTATATAAAGGTCGAGAGTGTGGGGACACTCGTGCTCGGGCATATCAGGTGGACGCATGAGAAGCACTTTCTAATGGAAAGTTTATGCTACTCTCCACGTGACTCATATAAGGGGTGATACTACGCATTGGCATACATGATCCCTCTACTGCTCTCAAAGTTCATCCCGTTGACCATATCATCCAGCGTTTGCCTGCAaagagcaatgcaaagatcaCTGAAATGTGCATGTTTACACTATCTTTTCTCTCGTCGCTACTGGCATGTTGACCAACATCACCTACAGTGTTGAAAGTGAGCTtaaaaagtaatttgtcggtgattaTTTACCTCAGTCTTTTCTCTAACTTGAAAATTATCAACGAAATAGTCAttttgtagttagaactaaatgAAATATATTGTCGTCCCAGGTAGGTTCCTCGACTAATTGGATCAGGTCACTAGGCAGCAAATTTAAGCAACATCTACGCAAGGCGTAAACAGAATGGAATTCCCCTGACTGTGTTACCTTTAGGTTAAAAATCTGCTCAAAAAGGATCTTCCTCATTACAAATTTCTCCTAAACTGACCATAAAATCTTTCGTCTACATATGgtgtctgtatgtggcatttatgaactAGTCCTACTCATATTTTCTTACTGGGTTTAAGTGAAAGTCGACATTATCGACGGCTGTAACTTTTTTTCACTTAGGGATTTGAAATGATTGTGACCATCTAGTGGCTGGTTAAGGCGTCTGTACATGACGGTTTTGGTTAAAGCTTGGAAAATTGTGTGCTAACTCACAGGTGTTTAACAGCAGCAGATGTACAATGTAGTCTTATAATTTCAATGGGTAAACCCCAGGATTtttacatacgagagagagagagagagagagagagagagagagagagagagagagagagagagagagagagagagagagagcgtttgcgTGAGTAACAGTAAACACGTAGGTGGGAGGTTGGCTACACGTCTGGAGTGTGTACTAAACATCTGCATGAGTCTGTCTCCCTCGTGTGGGTAATGGCGGCTGTTTGGATAGAGAATTAAATGAAATAGACATCTTGCTATCAACATCCACGCCTTTGAAACACAACAGATGTTGACAACAGTCGTCCTGTCATTGCTACATACACATTACTCCTACTGGTAAAAGGGAACAAACATAACTGACTGCAAGAAGGGTCACGATTGCATCAA includes these proteins:
- the LOC139754940 gene encoding LOW QUALITY PROTEIN: vitellogenin-like (The sequence of the model RefSeq protein was modified relative to this genomic sequence to represent the inferred CDS: inserted 2 bases in 2 codons), which gives rise to MYVLNRSYTYEYFGQSKIQLAGVEGGASVSDWSATVHIKWVGGCDLFLTVKDFKVDGDICPPHAHSLGRYPLVLALNDGLVHHVCTDPNDDVWSINIKKGVASALQNSLPSLSTLGSGLNLTETDVVGKCYTHYTVNSEGDRVLVKKTKDHRMCQERYPTPAETHVPWLKGPLPVEESRSVCEQEIKNGIYWSVKCEDRNVIRPSYGAYKYVVATQESTIRLLSGCCEEPPADISTTVQSAMVHGSLLYSYDTPKKDPTLMDELDQTMKDICENTEEGVERGTATLVAKALRFMRRVPGENIEKILEKIRKKHYCTEYRRLESLFLDAVAFVQESGAVRVMVKALKDRRAGGXRSAFYTAALFLLPRPNIYAMEELKPLFESSRLMPLPTLAAATLVNTYCRHVPRCHLDTTITNLAEALSNKLGNHSSPGCTHVHRKTTLTALKALGNMGVMTDKVYRSVMSCLEPEDVKTNVRVAAAQVFRQTRCNDTITSKLVNIVLDSAVNTEVRIATYLTTVRCIQQEDLGRIISKISREVNTQVRGFILSHLTHVRESNDPGKTAFKRLFSTYKLPSDYMEDFRRFSRNLDLSYYVPSLGAGAGVDTNIIYAPGSFVPRSVDYNLTTILEGIGMNIGEVGARVEGLDAIIANIFGPKSPLRNGRAGNLLKDLASFVKQGGREILEHLYNAFQQSDSTDLPLLSNFLERLYNYGNVSDTVEADMFIRYMGQELMFASIEGNPMASSDHDKDETFPHLDDNSRVSDILNIDSIRTAQLDLDYSFPTIQGTPLKLELRGTAVAGLKFQGNFSLAEFFSSWRNSSESAVKIIPSLSVETKGFVGYDSFLYTTGLKTDTNVSSISDLSVVVKIKNQTDIQIYLDVPQKTELFELETETYLMKGVICSEDTRIIPEPMRDVRFRRKSCFSWFERMLGLKFCYDINIPDVFRSNSLPLGAPAVAKVYIEKAEPSMRGYLMKAALTNEKNSRMLKLDVKSTGTMVPREFEIAFNHTSQEDSFSASATVRSSSSALXVWLTVVNETNLKSAQTYVRVASNGIKFSRGIKLDLKTPASASEGGYEAHAYSSSSPYFLPESQVIDGKLTHRVGGSLGSLDVVCRTKNGLRDYIDLSLEYGADLRVTEDSLTSTELRHFDFHGGLGGWALSSSINRTHESNETVQFSSAFKLAHKAKEMISVVATSTVEEYLDQRSDVSTDLRVKIGPEQYKAALYLHTGHFKYGGSFQIISSETNRTILDVEAYVSHYNQLYHAKFLLDIPDFMRLIKFEGKATERREHHYMTQVGLLHGTRLVFHIDGPVTILFSSQILKLTTNLQVNTLANGPLDLDFAIISSISEKIFSFSLSKQEPIVAIAWIVKAPNAHEMNIQTRLLLPSVLDFTVDGSMTQEAIRLDLNTLLLPHYSFARRIRLSQDVSLEQRNGTFDFLWDADADPTQKISVYGAVVNNSNSPDMTHTVIHGNMAIVDKIYPFTLDLPTLNISIYHTGEQGFDLEVTTPENKTLGLEMKVNIVEEASTFVSALSHLRYKNLEDQQYRFAHVIYLEKLGNPYSFKVETGLNFTSPEGHVTTVNVDAKHSNTDEERLVNIQTAASTHARQSPIHVQFFINNKVNSYITKATTLIGSTATMFSWQLEVYPQGGVKDLDSTVDLNAIHRFLDTILQMASLPSGRYERSTLYRHRYHKAIPSAYSDLHGYPSHSVQAEAVPSRSLASLTSYPNREENEAKYEVGVHYSHHDWDQQSSYQGHLSHPSLTRDMRVEVRYGGSGGNVTGRIELDIFPDTEDKITGTFESARITDSSIKCVAHIKTRVLKENPQITIVTAYSQQKVGFDFEFQRSATAPPSINLLSLYEQVSEARATVALSLAIDGDSVVFVSGTIRDEDEEDCFGTRMWGKTRTSLLGNYDLESRMCEPAYFEVTSKKEEGDGYTIKLGVQGEEKIEFSVAGEEEGVIARASVSLPSHNLVEVDMTYESLKFKAMKSGARNVTLKVASAVSSWAQMVYETVKEEAQEQGLVFPSPELLSLVVSVENDLRRIWQELIYEPVISRYEALCHMMKHSAVLAHFHRLARRVWSAMVQMQQDLRFRILQELLTWPKYFKGIAEKFTRVVKEVAQILKTGQLSGTVRTILNQWKRLKFLRVLADNINTLFQQHPEEYNAIKHVATNIKNSLQQDLENIRRKYMDIPAVQTTVQWIVENLNRDHKLAKEMDTKIARIIQDAVFLSLKTGSYYVRLQIPLQARVGSLTRAFLRMFPDPETIIKKLLWIRHSNISPTLKDMIWVYYTLIPRHISELLPPYNQTAVAVDGTELITFDGTLLRAPRSECALLLASYASSRVTIVHPETADAAQVTFMNPHTNVTVKPDFGVEIDGREMNTSHAAVGEILVEKSQYEIKVMSPYMTVRVDKEEHTVFVEISGWSFGQVAGILGNYDGEVANDWMMPSGERALDLQKLVTSWQEDESCPTPPIRPIEHNFFRDGQCGLLLYGHELCFPLVNPAPYTKMCLATDNICDPVYAYDSICTSKGLDLELPSGCW